The Alligator mississippiensis isolate rAllMis1 chromosome 3, rAllMis1, whole genome shotgun sequence DNA window AACTTGCAACATTTGAGTGAGAGGTTTtttgggggaagggcaggataAAGAAATAGGGATCCGTTAACAGCCTTCATGGAAAATAAGAGCCCTAACAGAATGAAAAGAATAGCAGAGCATTACAAACCTACAACAGTGATGGAAATCCTCAGCCCCATCCCCAAAGCAAGAGGCAACGATGGTGTAAGAAGGCAGACCAGCATACAAGACCCATATTGCCAAACAGCCTGCTGGTATCTTACCTACCCTGTAGCAGTTATATCTCTCATAGGACGTGCCTCCTGGAGAGTCAGGGAAGATGTAAGGCTGAGGATGCTGCTTTATCCAAAATTCTTCCTCGCCAGCTTTTAGCAGTAGCGTTGCTTTCACCATATCCTTCTCATTCTTGTTTTTATCAAACCGATCTCTCAGCAAACAGGCATAGAATCTATACTTATCTCTGTAAGTACAAAAAACTTGCAATAGTTCTAGTGGGAAAGAAAGCAGATGTGTCAAAGGTTTCCAGTACAGGAATATTAGAAATGTCTCTATGCAGCATAGTCTTGTCCTCAAGTAAAGCTGATTTGTCCTCAGCTTTACAAATCAAATATTTTTCATCCTTTTCATCACCACTCATCAAGGAAATAGCAGCAGAAAGCCTTCTTAGGTCATCTATTCATTCTCTAACAAAGGCCTGCAGATTGTCCATTTAAATTAGTCCATCCCTCTGCCTGGTTATGCAAACCCAGGCAATTTCtaacccaggggtcagcaacgcttttgggcagtgccaataacaccaacctcaacttgtaagatgctggcatACTAGAGGTGGACGGGGGAGCTGCGAGAGGCCTGATCCTTATCGTGACAGagcagccctagccccttccctgctgtccacccagcAAAGTGCCACACTCTGGTACTGGTtggtgccaggggttgcctacccctgatctaacaTTTCTAaacagcaggggttggcaacccctggtaTGTGTGCCAAGTGTGGCACGCAAGGCCCTTTTGCCTGGCACGCGGCAGCCAGCCCCGATtccaggtagctgctgccagcaacggagcccgggctgctccgagcagggcttgcagcatgccagctgcctcctgggagcagcccaggatcctggctggcagcagctccccagagccagggccggcttcagccgggaggctccaaacagctgtgccggctccagcaccagctccccacCAGTGCGTGCAGACCATGCCTCGGAGCAGGTGGtcagggtggggcctgaggcagcacagccctggtctctcccccgctcccagcacggaggtgatgagcccagtgctgctgtttgtagccagcccgctgcttgctgcagctgcccagaggctgggctggttgcaaacagctgcactgggctgatCACCTCCGTGCTGGGGCGAGGaagagaccagggctgtgctgcctcaggccctacccccaccacctgctccgaGGCACGCCTGCATGCACCggtgcagagctggtgctagagcctggcacagctgtttggagcctccctgctgaagctctggggagctgctgccagccaggatcccaggctgctcccagcaggcagctgggacgctgcaagcccagctccgagcagccccagctccgtcgctggcagcagctagcTACCTGGAgttggggtagctgctggcagccatagaacccaggctgtggggcaggggctttgggtgggaggccaggggcagcagggctgggggccaggggctttgggtggggggcacagagcacaagaagggcatcttgccatgtaccccttgccctcattttgtttttctgccatgccggcactccggcaccttccgaggtaggcattgtggtgtttttcagcactccggcccaaaaacgttgcccacccctgctatagaggatCTGTGCTCTCATCACCAGAATGCTCAGCAAAGTTCTTCATCAACTTGCATCATGAATAGTTATCTTCTTCAGTGAACTTGGCTGCAACCCAGTACCTCTTAAGATCACACCAAATGCTAATACTAAGATAGTCTTCTTGGCACACTACTTTTTGCATATATCCACTCAGAATCCCTCCATGGGCTCCCTTTTCACTTCCACATCAGTAGTTCCAGTCTTTATCCTTGAGCCCTTTCACAGAAGTGTCCTGTTTGACCTAATTATTCTAGTACTAGGCACTGTCTACCACACAGTTTTTCCCTTAGCTTTGCACTTTCTCCCATGTTGCTCCTTCTGCAAACAGCAGAATTATGAAAACTACCATTGTGCTCATACGTTATCTATTATGGAAAATGATTAGGGACAGGGATACCTCTCCAGGGATCTCTCTTTACATTTGTGGAGTATCATCATGCCAAATACTTTGCTCTTACTGCAATGTTTCTAGCATGCTAACATAATATGCAAAAGCTTCATAACCATGAGAAAGAAGATGCAAGTGCTTGTAGACATGGATCACTCAAGTATTTGTAGAGCACAATTGACCAGGTGATCTCAACTAAAGCCAGTGAGTACTATAAATAATTCATAACGTCAGAAGGGACCATTACATTTGCCTTCATATGACCTCCTGCATAACCCTGGCCAAAGGAAGTCCCCCAGTTATTTCTGCATCAAGCAAACAGCTTCTGCTGGATCCATGGCATGGGCATCAAATTTgcttcatgccccaggctggatctaggCCACTGGGCTCCTTGCCgggcagatccagcctggggcacaaggaggtggaagctgctgcagctgcacctctAACCTGGAGcaagtggctggagctggagctggtgctgccgcTCCTCTgaccccaggcatgcagcagtggctctaTCCCTTGCCCCATGTTACAGCAGTAGCTCCAGCATGAATCAGAGATACAGCCACGGCAGTAGGGGCAGGCAACATGGCCTGAGGGCAACCAGGGCTAGGTCACAACCCTCGCTTGCTCTCCTGCCCATCACCAGGACCCAGGGGTCTGCAGAAGGAGACATCCCTGCACGGCTGGCAGTGGTGCCAGGGCTGTGTTTTTGCTGCCTGGATTCACGGTGCATCCAGTCATTCAAATCCCGCAGTCAGGCTCCACGCCACCCATAGCTGCCACATCGCACAGGGCAGGCgggtccttccttccctcctcacgGCTGCTGCTGGCAAGACCTCGCAGGGTGCAAGGAGCTGGACTCCTGCACGACGGGGTGCAGCCAGGATCCAGCCTCAGCCTgacccctcccctaccccctgcaaGCGCTGCAGCCTCCCACCGTCAGGGGGCGCTGCTCACAGAGAGGCTGAGCGGGGTAGTCCTCCCACGCATGCGCAATCCCTCCAAGCTGAACTGGGTGCCACTCCCCCCACGCATGCGCACTCCCCCGCACCCAAGGACCAGGCCCCTGCGtcatgggcggggggggagggggggctgcaagGAGACACCGCGCGGGGCGGGAGGCGCCCTCACCGGTGGATGCACCAGGACTCGAGGTGGCGCTGCGCGCGCTTGTAGAGACGCAGCACCTTCTGTCGGTGTGTCAGGTACCCCGCCATCTTGGGCCGGCGACGCTCCGCCCTCCGCGCCTCTTGGCCCGGGGCGCGGGGGGTGCCGGGAAGGGGGCGGAATCCTCCGCCCTCGACGCACGCGCGATAGCCGCCCGTCGCCGCCGCGGACATGAGCCGCTGCAAGTTCGtcggtgaggggggaggggcgcgcgggcggggccgggcatggggtggggagtggggggcggcTGCCCGCCACGGGGCACGACCTGCAGCGTGTGTACGTGTACAGGTGTGGATGAGGTGTGCATGGGGACACGTGTGTActttgtgtacgtgtgtgtaccTGCACGTATAGATGTGTGTAtggtgcacacacgtgtgtgtatataaaccTGCATATATAGATCTGTGTGTATAGGTACCTGCATGTAcggatgtgtgtctgtgtgtgtatggtgtacatgtgtgtgtgtataggtaccTGCAGGTATAGGTGTGTGTATGCTGCACGCGTGTGTGTACACCGGTATACATATATACCTGCACGtttagatgtgtgtgtatggtgcacatgtgtgtgtgtacctgtaagggggtatgcgtgtgtgtataggtgtgcacacacacgtgtgtacaggcagtccttggacttacgacacaactggttcctgaaaattgTGTCTTAATTTGAAACCTCGttaatttggaactgattttcccatcgCAGCAGTGTTAtcaatgggggattggttcctgaaccaaggcccgataccctattttcaccaaaaataacccagaattttgtactcagtcaattatagatgaggaatatagctacattaatgtatttatattgtaaatagcaatcattttgatttggaaggacatctttgaggtgactttgctggactctttgaagggctcttggttggactgtTTGAAGGGTTCCTGGCTGGAGTCTCTCTtgggagtcctggctgcaggtttttctggagtctcggcTGCTTTCTTAacgaaagcgtccaaggaagtttggccagatgttctccagggagatgggcgacgcagTGAACCTGGTCGCTGGTGTGGGATCAAGctttgtaaagtcaaaactgatgtgaGAAAGTCAAAACAGAGTGTTAATTTATAAACGTCTGAAGTGCCATCCGTCGAGGATTTCCTGTATATGTACATATAGACGTGCAGGCACacgtgtggatgtgtgtgggagcagggcatggcccacagggctggggaagcagtgcGGGTTGTCTGCAcaatgtggggggcagagggtagGAGCAGGCAGCGCAGTGCCTGACCACACGTACGCTGGACAGCCCTGGGCTCAGTGTTGCAGCCGCTACACTACAAGTTATGTTCAGTGGGATGAACGGAGAAATGGACTGGCCTTGCCTTCCTACCCTATAAAACTTCAGTATTGACGTACATTAGCATGAGTAACATTTAGTAGGTAAATACTTCTGGGGAAACCGTTCAAGTAGATAGCCTGGGACTAGAGAAAAGCTATTTCCTAACCCAGAGTGAGCACCTAGCATGTAGGCAACATATGCACATGTATGTATAATATGTATATGTAGGTGTGTATGTCCATACACATGTGgatgaatgtgtgtacacacacgcatgcacacatgtgaATACACATGCATATTCCCTAATCTTTCCTTCAGTGAAGAGCACTCCCTCTCTGGCCTTGCAGGCCTCGAGGGCCTGTAACAGCCATAGCTCTAGCCCTTCCATCTCTTCCTGTCTTGTGCAGTTGCCTTCCACCTTGTTGCGTCTTTGTCTGTCCTTGCAGAATCAGTTTTATGTTATTACAACATTTCTGTGTCCAGACCATCTTGCCTCTGGGATAGCGACAACATTCATGCTCCGCTGTTCCATCTCTGCTAATAGGCAAACTACAGCTCCAGGCATACACAAACGTCTAATGTTCCAAGATCCACATTTCATATTTGTCCAAGTCTTTAGTTTTGGTTTCATaacatgggtttttttcatgAGATAAAGTGGTTGGGTTCATGCCCAACCTGGAAGTCCAGGGTATTCCTCTTAGTCTGGTCTCTACCCTTCAACTTGTTTGGCACGGGAGACCCTCCTGGTAATTACACCATGCAACTGCCAGCGTAGCTCTCTGTTACAAAGACCCACTACTTCAAAGTGGGAATACCTTTAAAGCGGAGGGGATGACTACAACAAGTAACTTAATCTCCATTGTTTTTCTCCTGACAGATATCGCTATTAATTTGACAGACCCTATGTTCAGAGGGATTTACAGAGGTACACAGAAACATCAAGGTAAATGTTTCTTTGAATCTAGCAACAGTGTTAGACTAAGGGCCTGTTTCCTTACCTAAGTAGCAACTATGACACATTCATCTTTTTTCCCTCAGAGGttatataaagtaaataaaatgtACTATTTTTATTCAAATGGGGCCTGATATATGATATGCACTCTAGAAATAAAAAGATGCATTCTAGCTGAAATC harbors:
- the LOC132249230 gene encoding NADH dehydrogenase [ubiquinone] 1 beta subcomplex subunit 9-like isoform X1 — its product is MSAAATGGYRACVEGGGFRPLPGTPRAPGQEARRAERRRPKMAGYLTHRQKVLRLYKRAQRHLESWCIHRDKYRFYACLLRDRFDKNKNEKDMVKATLLLKAGEEEFWIKQHPQPYIFPDSPGGTSYERYNCYRAPEWVLEYWHPSEKAMYPDYFAKREKWKKLQLESWDKEVQQLQEEIPPEGPKNEALPPARKEGYLPPLWWHYVTRPRERP